In Mastomys coucha isolate ucsf_1 unplaced genomic scaffold, UCSF_Mcou_1 pScaffold20, whole genome shotgun sequence, one DNA window encodes the following:
- the Mrps33 gene encoding 28S ribosomal protein S33, mitochondrial, translated as MSPLSEYALRMSRLSARIFGEVARPTDSKSMKVVNLFSEQPLAKKKETYDWYPNHNTYFALMGTLRFLGLYRDEHQDFKEEQRRLKKLRGKGKPRKGEGKRAAKRK; from the exons ATGTCTCCGCTTTCCGAGTATGCACTGCGCATGTCTCGTCTGAGTGCCCGGATCTTTGGTGAAGTGGCCAGGCCTACTGATTCAAAGTCCATGAAAGTGGTGAACCTGTTCAGCGAGCAGCCCTTAGCCAAGAAGAAAGAGACTTATGACTGGTACCCAAATCACAACACGTATTTTGCGCTCATGGGCACCCTCCGTTTCCTTGGCCTTTACAG AGATGAGCATCAGGACTTTAAAGAAGAGCAAAGACGTCTGAAGAAGCTCCGTGGGAAGGGGAAaccaaggaaaggagaagggaaaagagcTGCAAAGAGGAAATAG